Below is a genomic region from Brassica rapa cultivar Chiifu-401-42 chromosome A08, CAAS_Brap_v3.01, whole genome shotgun sequence.
tgagattacaaaccaaaaaaagaGGATTTGTTTTGGAATAAAAATGATTACAAATTTTTTCCATGTAGAAAATCTAAACTTATAAAACAAGAaggattttcaaaatttaaaatttaatttagtccgtttagttgattttttttggaaatataaGTTACATATCATGATTATAGGAAGctaaaaactttcaaaataaaaaggtttaaaaaatatatttgcatGCTGTTAACAAAGATTGTCAGAATGCCAAAAGATcagaaatatatttatgtaattaGAAAACTATGGCTCTTAGATTTTATGCATAAcctgaaaatattgagtttaaCATGTGTATCAAGAATAAACTTATCCCTACATTTAATCctaccaatatatatatacttcaccaacatatataaaataaaataaaatttgccAAAACATTGTATTGTTAATATTTGTAAAACTGAAGCATCACAATCAAAATATATCCACCAACATCTAGacattcataaatatatatatatatatatatatatatatattaaaatgctctaaatataataatttaagtcAAATCGGATTATATATCGGGTCATTCATTGGTTCAATTGGTAGTCGAATCCCGGGTTTTAGCAGGTTTATAAGATTTTTAACTAATgagtttttcttgaaaaataaaCTGGATTAAATATCGAATCACCAGGTTTTCCGATTTAACCACGGGTCTAGATCGAGTTTCAAAACACTGAATAAAATGTTtcatttgtaatatttaaatgtcgataaataattataaatataaatttataacaaaaaaaaattcatttcagaaataatcccgcgctttaaaagcgcgggtcaaaatctagtacttttattaaatttgtcAAGCTATTATTGGTctgtttttcatatttaaaatctagTTGTAGATTGgactatattataaaatactttTGTTGAAAAACTTCAACAATGCTGATGCTTTTGTTCGTTAGATCCCAACTGACAAATCTCATCACCACTTTGATAAGCTTCACAAGATGGCGCCTTAGATAAGATATGTAAGAAGAGATGGTGCCGGAGGTTCAGCACAGGGCGCCGGAGGTTGAGAATACGGGGTCGAAGTCGGAGCTTGAGGTTGAACCACACTTGATATCAACGTTGACAAAGTGAGTAACTACATTAGCGTATTGACAATACGTGGAGAGATGCTCTTTTGAAGATGAAGAAACGATGTTTATATTTTCCATCACGATGTTTTGACAATTTACTAGCTTGTCACAAGCTAGTTTTATCGCAATATCATCTGCGCATGTCCCTCTGAAATTTCTAAATGTCACATCGCTCACTTTCACAGCAGTAGCCTGCATGATTCACAACATgaatacattttttttcaaaaatattaaaaacgtaaaatcatatataaataataaaatgagtGCTGAATTTCACATTCCTAAAGTATAagcaatttaaaaaatttagtttcataagtcaatatttgtaaTAGCACAAGTAATAGTGGTTATACACATACTAgtagattataaattaatatcggTAAATTCAtaataactataaattaataacttcATCTGATTTTGAGTTGGGCTAgttcaaaatatgacacaaatcgataaaataaaaaaataatattttttaaaaaaagttctatgtaaatatatggtctcattaaaatcataaattaatatatatatatatatacattttatatgtGTACAAACAAACCATTGTATTGTTTTTAATATTCACAATGAGATTATCTATACTTTTTCTTGataattcaatatattttgatgatatttcgtaaaaatatatctataaccacaattaaattatatagaacatatttcatatacacaaaaaatataaaaaataatatgaaagtcaaatttcaaaaatttgataaatatataaaaggtaaaattaactattttcttattttatataaaaatatactcaaaaataaaaaaaaaaatctaaaaaaagaaatttttgtaaacttataactctataaattaataaaatatcatagtcccaacattattaatttatagagtttttactgtatttttgataaaaaaatatgactataatttataaatagaaattgatgccaaaaaattataaatagaaatgtTACCCCTGATTTACAGTTCTGACCCACCATTACAATAATGCTGATCGATGATGATAGGATATGCGGCATCTATTAATGTAATGTTCTcgtatataatatttttggcGAACCCTTTGCCTCCCTACAAAATTACGTAAGGTAGATGCAGttagataaatataaaaatataaaattttgccTTCCTACAAAATTATGCAAGATGCAATTagataaatctaaaaatataaaaatattcatatgTAAATTTAATTGTTTACAGAAGCTTACAGCCCAAGTTTTGATTCTTGCCCCATACATAGTACCATTGAAGCTGCAGTGTCTTACTTGCACGTTCTCAACCGTTTCAGTTAGCCCATCTCTGCCCAAACTTCCAATACTGCAGTTTTTTTAAGAGATGTTAAcatctaatttatttattttccaaaataattcAACCTTAAGAAAAATCTTTGCAGTGAAAATAAAAGATGCCGCTGTAAGATATAAAAACTGCATTCGCAAGTgtgtaaaattaaaataatcaaaatctaatatatGCTAAACACATGAAAGATGTATATGACATTCCTATTAAAAGCCaaactaaaatctaaatgtGTGCACCTGCCATTGTGTTAGTATCTTccatttcataaaatattttcccaataaaatcaatcaaattgcaTCAAACTGTATATGATTCTCTTATATAGATGGGCAGTCTAATCTATagtataaacatataatataaatctaGTAACTATAAATCTAACTTTCTATAGACCATTAATAACATTTTTAACACTTGAACTGAGAACTCTCAGTTGCTTACTCACATAATATTTAACGACAATTTACAACCAGAGAAATGCAAGAAAAACATTTATAAGACATAGGTGTGAGAACCTGATGCCATGGCCCGGACCACATGTCACATGAGTTATGTTGATATCGTGTGAACCACCATTAATCGCAACACAATCGTCACCTAAAAccattccatatatatatatatatatatataatttttttgtttttgaacacCAAAtgcttttattaaaattaaagatcCAATGGAGTAAGTCGGTTACAACTGGAACCGGAGAGATCATCGACGGTAaactaataaacaaaaataactaagatacGACGAAGGATAGATGtggttaaaaagaaaagaaatccaTAGAGAAGTTTTACTTGTAATCTTAAAGTCTTTCAGTTCCTTGCAAAAGAGTTCATatctataattaataattaagttGCATAATTTTCTTGTAGCTGAACCGTGTATAGTAGCGTATattgacaaatatatattaaaaattaaatacctGTTTGGATAGATGAATTGAAAATCTGGACATTGTTTGAAAGAGCAATGTCGATACCATCACTGTTTGGACTATCTTTAGGTGCGATGAGATGAAGATTTGATAAAGTTGCGTTGGTGCAATTATAAACTGAAACATGATTCTTTGGGCTATTGAATTGAGTTAGTCCACTATATATTATGTCAGCACTTGCATTAAATCCAACTGCCTGCATAATGAAAATAAACTATACATAAAAAGGTTGCCTAATAGTCGAAACGTCAAATAATCTTGACTGAGTAAGccctaagaaaaaaaacatttttatagcaaaaaaaaaaaatacagaccCGTGGTCGATTGGAGTGATCAACAGACGACCACCAAGCTTCGCCATGAGGGTGGAGGACACCAGACCCATTGAGGACGATACCTTTCACGTTTTTGAAACATAGCCAGCACCTACCTTCTCCTATGTCTCCCCACTCTTCAATCGTTTTTGGCGCCTCAAGTTTCCCATCAATCTTGACAAAATGTCATATACATAAtcacattttataaatattggaagtat
It encodes:
- the LOC103834581 gene encoding polygalacturonase; amino-acid sequence: MHAFFLCSFVQEVWQKAPLTKTVYIDATDDFQAVLVKFRHVTCLPPSGISSPVLPWICWSLWTARNRLIFEDKKLNPNEVMLRSLVSAREWIQAQENLPQKHKCYLKGPSFTGTMHGSKQTTTCNSDASWNSTTRKAGLAWIISTLTSNQLHEGSLRTEKPAADLDIISLKVCSDCQTLIRAIQNRPQIKEIFGIVFDIMQIFSAFASISFCFVPRSENRKTDLLGKQALVSSASIDGKLEAPKTIEEWGDIGEGRCWLCFKNVKGIVLNGSGVLHPHGEAWWSSVDHSNRPRAVGFNASADIIYSGLTQFNSPKNHVSVYNCTNATLSNLHLIAPKDSPNSDGIDIALSNNVQIFNSSIQTGDDCVAINGGSHDINITHVTCGPGHGISIGSLGRDGLTETVENVQVRHCSFNGTMYGARIKTWAGGKGFAKNIIYENITLIDAAYPIIIDQHYCNGGSELNATAVKVSDVTFRNFRGTCADDIAIKLACDKLVNCQNIVMENINIVSSSSKEHLSTYCQYANVVTHFVNVDIKCGSTSSSDFDPVFSTSGALC